From one Paramormyrops kingsleyae isolate MSU_618 chromosome 1, PKINGS_0.4, whole genome shotgun sequence genomic stretch:
- the LOC111842386 gene encoding suppressor of tumorigenicity 7 protein homolog isoform X8: MAEPGAAAAGQLTACALSSWTCPRLLFLLVMLPLLYLLRVPFKISDSLTSVSMFLNTLTPKFYVALTGTSSLISGLILIFEWWYFRKYGTSFIEQVSVSHLRPLLGGVDNSSPSNSNPSNSDADSSRQSVSECKVWRNPLNLFRGAEYNRYTWVTGREPLTYYDMNLSAQDHQTFFTCDSDHLRPADAIMQKAWRERNPQARISAAHEALDIEDCATAYILLAEEEATTIVEAEKLFKQALKAGEGCYRRSQQTQHHGTQHETQHSEYDTQHETQHRRDTNVLVYIKRRLAMCSRKLGRTREAVKMMRDLMKEFPLLSMFNIHENLLESLLELQAYADVQAVLAKYDDISLPKSATICYTAALLKARAVSDKFSPEAASRRGLSPAEMNAVEAIHRAVEFNPHVPKYLLEMKSLILPPEHILKRGDSEAIAYAFFHLQHWKRVEGALNLLHCTWEGTFRMIPYPLEKGHLFYPYPVCTETADRELLPTVFHEVSVYPKKELPFFILFTAGLCSFTAMLALLTHQFPELMGVFAKAFLSTLFAPLNFIMEKVENILPSSLWHQLTRI; encoded by the exons TGAGCATGTTCCTCAACACGTTAACCCCCAAGTTCTACGTGGCTCTGACCGGAACGTCGTCCCTGATATCTGGTCTCATCCTG ATATTCGAATGGTGGTATTTTAGGAAGTATGGGACTTCCTTCATCGAGCAGGTGTCCGTTAGTCACTTACGCCCTCTGCTGGGGGGAGTCGATAACAGCTCACCCAGCAACTCCAATCCCAGCAACAGTGACGCAGATTCCAGTCGACAAAGTGTGTCAG AATGTAAGGTGTGGAGGAATCCACTGAATTTATTCAGAGGGGCAGAGTACAACAG GTACACGTGGGTGACAGGGAGAGAGCCGCTCACCTACTACGACATGAACCTGTCTGCCCAGGACCACCAGACCTTCTTCACCTGCGACTCGGACCACCTGCGCCCGGCCGATGCCA TAATGCAGAAGGCCTGGAGAGAGAGGAACCCTCAGGCCCGGATCTCCGCCGCTCATGAAGCTCTGGACATAGAGGA CTGTGCAACTGCGTACATCCTACTGGCGGAGGAAGAGGCCACCACCATCGTGGAAGCCGAGAAGCTCTTTAAGCAGGCGCTGAAAGCTGGAGAGGGCTGCTACCGGCGCAGCCAGCAGACACAGCACCACGGCACGCAGCACGAGACACAGCACAGTGAGTACGACACGCAGCACGAGACACAGCACA GAAGAGACACTAATGTCCTGGTGTATATTAAGAGGCGGCTTGCCATGTGCTCCCGGAAGCTGGGAAGGACACGGGAAGCTGTCAAGATGATGAGGGAT TTAATGAAGGAGTTCCCTCTCCTCAGTATGTTCAATATCCACGAAAACCTGCTGGAGTccctgctggagctgcaggccTATGCAGATGTGCAGGCCGTCCTGGCCAAGTATGATG ATATTAGTTTACCCAAATCCGCAACGATATGCTACACAGCAGCGCTGTTGAAAGCCAGAGCTGTATCAGATAA GTTCTCTCCAGAGGCAGCGTCACGGCGAGGCTTGAGCCCAGCAGAGATGAACGCTGTCGAAGCCATACACAGAGCAGTGGAGTTCAACCCACATGTACCCAAA TACCTCTTAGAGATGAAAAGCTTAATTCTGCCCCCCGAGCACATCCTGAAGAGGGGTGACAGTGAGGCCATCGCCTACGCCTTTTTTCACCTACAGCACTGGAAGAGGGTGGAGGGGGCACTCAACTTGCTGCACTGCACCTGGGAGGGCA CTTTCCGGATGATCCCATACCCCCTGGAGAAGGGTCATCTCTTCTACCCGTACCCCGTCTGCACAGAGACGGCAGATCGAGAGTTGCTACCAA CAGTCTTCCACGAGGTGTCAGTCTACCCCAAGAAGGAGCTGCCCTTCTTCATCCTCTTCACGGCCGGTCTCTGCTCCTTCACTGCCATGCTAGCCCTCCTCACTCACCAGTTCCCAGAGCTCATGGGGGTCTTTGCAAAGGCT TTCCTCAGCACCCTTTTTGCGCCACTGAACTTCATCATGGAGAAGGTGGAGAACATACTGCCATCCAGTCTGTGGCACCAGCTGACACGCATCTAG
- the LOC111842386 gene encoding suppressor of tumorigenicity 7 protein homolog isoform X4 codes for MFLNTLTPKFYVALTGTSSLISGLILIFEWWYFRKYGTSFIEQVSVSHLRPLLGGVDNSSPSNSNPSNSDADSSRQSVSECKVWRNPLNLFRGAEYNRYTWVTGREPLTYYDMNLSAQDHQTFFTCDSDHLRPADAIMQKAWRERNPQARISAAHEALDIEDCATAYILLAEEEATTIVEAEKLFKQALKAGEGCYRRSQQTQHHGTQHETQHSEYDTQHETQHRRDTNVLVYIKRRLAMCSRKLGRTREAVKMMRDLMKEFPLLSMFNIHENLLESLLELQAYADVQAVLAKYDDISLPKSATICYTAALLKARAVSDKFSPEAASRRGLSPAEMNAVEAIHRAVEFNPHVPKYLLEMKSLILPPEHILKRGDSEAIAYAFFHLQHWKRVEGALNLLHCTWEGTFRMIPYPLEKGHLFYPYPVCTETADRELLPTVFHEVSVYPKKELPFFILFTAGLCSFTAMLALLTHQFPELMGVFAKAFLSTLFAPLNFIMEKVENILPSSLWHQLTRI; via the exons ATGTTCCTCAACACGTTAACCCCCAAGTTCTACGTGGCTCTGACCGGAACGTCGTCCCTGATATCTGGTCTCATCCTG ATATTCGAATGGTGGTATTTTAGGAAGTATGGGACTTCCTTCATCGAGCAGGTGTCCGTTAGTCACTTACGCCCTCTGCTGGGGGGAGTCGATAACAGCTCACCCAGCAACTCCAATCCCAGCAACAGTGACGCAGATTCCAGTCGACAAAGTGTGTCAG AATGTAAGGTGTGGAGGAATCCACTGAATTTATTCAGAGGGGCAGAGTACAACAG GTACACGTGGGTGACAGGGAGAGAGCCGCTCACCTACTACGACATGAACCTGTCTGCCCAGGACCACCAGACCTTCTTCACCTGCGACTCGGACCACCTGCGCCCGGCCGATGCCA TAATGCAGAAGGCCTGGAGAGAGAGGAACCCTCAGGCCCGGATCTCCGCCGCTCATGAAGCTCTGGACATAGAGGA CTGTGCAACTGCGTACATCCTACTGGCGGAGGAAGAGGCCACCACCATCGTGGAAGCCGAGAAGCTCTTTAAGCAGGCGCTGAAAGCTGGAGAGGGCTGCTACCGGCGCAGCCAGCAGACACAGCACCACGGCACGCAGCACGAGACACAGCACAGTGAGTACGACACGCAGCACGAGACACAGCACA GAAGAGACACTAATGTCCTGGTGTATATTAAGAGGCGGCTTGCCATGTGCTCCCGGAAGCTGGGAAGGACACGGGAAGCTGTCAAGATGATGAGGGAT TTAATGAAGGAGTTCCCTCTCCTCAGTATGTTCAATATCCACGAAAACCTGCTGGAGTccctgctggagctgcaggccTATGCAGATGTGCAGGCCGTCCTGGCCAAGTATGATG ATATTAGTTTACCCAAATCCGCAACGATATGCTACACAGCAGCGCTGTTGAAAGCCAGAGCTGTATCAGATAA GTTCTCTCCAGAGGCAGCGTCACGGCGAGGCTTGAGCCCAGCAGAGATGAACGCTGTCGAAGCCATACACAGAGCAGTGGAGTTCAACCCACATGTACCCAAA TACCTCTTAGAGATGAAAAGCTTAATTCTGCCCCCCGAGCACATCCTGAAGAGGGGTGACAGTGAGGCCATCGCCTACGCCTTTTTTCACCTACAGCACTGGAAGAGGGTGGAGGGGGCACTCAACTTGCTGCACTGCACCTGGGAGGGCA CTTTCCGGATGATCCCATACCCCCTGGAGAAGGGTCATCTCTTCTACCCGTACCCCGTCTGCACAGAGACGGCAGATCGAGAGTTGCTACCAA CAGTCTTCCACGAGGTGTCAGTCTACCCCAAGAAGGAGCTGCCCTTCTTCATCCTCTTCACGGCCGGTCTCTGCTCCTTCACTGCCATGCTAGCCCTCCTCACTCACCAGTTCCCAGAGCTCATGGGGGTCTTTGCAAAGGCT TTCCTCAGCACCCTTTTTGCGCCACTGAACTTCATCATGGAGAAGGTGGAGAACATACTGCCATCCAGTCTGTGGCACCAGCTGACACGCATCTAG
- the LOC111842386 gene encoding suppressor of tumorigenicity 7 protein homolog isoform X11: protein MFGTESSLSMFLNTLTPKFYVALTGTSSLISGLILIFEWWYFRKYGTSFIEQVSVSHLRPLLGGVDNSSPSNSNPSNSDADSSRQSVSECKVWRNPLNLFRGAEYNRYTWVTGREPLTYYDMNLSAQDHQTFFTCDSDHLRPADAIMQKAWRERNPQARISAAHEALDIEDCATAYILLAEEEATTIVEAEKLFKQALKAGEGCYRRSQQTQHHGTQHETQHSEYDTQHETQHRRDTNVLVYIKRRLAMCSRKLGRTREAVKMMRDLMKEFPLLSMFNIHENLLESLLELQAYADVQAVLAKYDDISLPKSATICYTAALLKARAVSDKFSPEAASRRGLSPAEMNAVEAIHRAVEFNPHVPKYLLEMKSLILPPEHILKRGDSEAIAYAFFHLQHWKRVEGALNLLHCTWEGTFRMIPYPLEKGHLFYPYPVCTETADRELLPTVFHEVSVYPKKELPFFILFTAGLCSFTAMLALLTHQFPELMGVFAKAFLSTLFAPLNFIMEKVENILPSSLWHQLTRI from the exons TGAGCATGTTCCTCAACACGTTAACCCCCAAGTTCTACGTGGCTCTGACCGGAACGTCGTCCCTGATATCTGGTCTCATCCTG ATATTCGAATGGTGGTATTTTAGGAAGTATGGGACTTCCTTCATCGAGCAGGTGTCCGTTAGTCACTTACGCCCTCTGCTGGGGGGAGTCGATAACAGCTCACCCAGCAACTCCAATCCCAGCAACAGTGACGCAGATTCCAGTCGACAAAGTGTGTCAG AATGTAAGGTGTGGAGGAATCCACTGAATTTATTCAGAGGGGCAGAGTACAACAG GTACACGTGGGTGACAGGGAGAGAGCCGCTCACCTACTACGACATGAACCTGTCTGCCCAGGACCACCAGACCTTCTTCACCTGCGACTCGGACCACCTGCGCCCGGCCGATGCCA TAATGCAGAAGGCCTGGAGAGAGAGGAACCCTCAGGCCCGGATCTCCGCCGCTCATGAAGCTCTGGACATAGAGGA CTGTGCAACTGCGTACATCCTACTGGCGGAGGAAGAGGCCACCACCATCGTGGAAGCCGAGAAGCTCTTTAAGCAGGCGCTGAAAGCTGGAGAGGGCTGCTACCGGCGCAGCCAGCAGACACAGCACCACGGCACGCAGCACGAGACACAGCACAGTGAGTACGACACGCAGCACGAGACACAGCACA GAAGAGACACTAATGTCCTGGTGTATATTAAGAGGCGGCTTGCCATGTGCTCCCGGAAGCTGGGAAGGACACGGGAAGCTGTCAAGATGATGAGGGAT TTAATGAAGGAGTTCCCTCTCCTCAGTATGTTCAATATCCACGAAAACCTGCTGGAGTccctgctggagctgcaggccTATGCAGATGTGCAGGCCGTCCTGGCCAAGTATGATG ATATTAGTTTACCCAAATCCGCAACGATATGCTACACAGCAGCGCTGTTGAAAGCCAGAGCTGTATCAGATAA GTTCTCTCCAGAGGCAGCGTCACGGCGAGGCTTGAGCCCAGCAGAGATGAACGCTGTCGAAGCCATACACAGAGCAGTGGAGTTCAACCCACATGTACCCAAA TACCTCTTAGAGATGAAAAGCTTAATTCTGCCCCCCGAGCACATCCTGAAGAGGGGTGACAGTGAGGCCATCGCCTACGCCTTTTTTCACCTACAGCACTGGAAGAGGGTGGAGGGGGCACTCAACTTGCTGCACTGCACCTGGGAGGGCA CTTTCCGGATGATCCCATACCCCCTGGAGAAGGGTCATCTCTTCTACCCGTACCCCGTCTGCACAGAGACGGCAGATCGAGAGTTGCTACCAA CAGTCTTCCACGAGGTGTCAGTCTACCCCAAGAAGGAGCTGCCCTTCTTCATCCTCTTCACGGCCGGTCTCTGCTCCTTCACTGCCATGCTAGCCCTCCTCACTCACCAGTTCCCAGAGCTCATGGGGGTCTTTGCAAAGGCT TTCCTCAGCACCCTTTTTGCGCCACTGAACTTCATCATGGAGAAGGTGGAGAACATACTGCCATCCAGTCTGTGGCACCAGCTGACACGCATCTAG
- the LOC111842386 gene encoding suppressor of tumorigenicity 7 protein homolog isoform X10 has translation MVPSAESAVSMFLNTLTPKFYVALTGTSSLISGLILIFEWWYFRKYGTSFIEQVSVSHLRPLLGGVDNSSPSNSNPSNSDADSSRQSVSECKVWRNPLNLFRGAEYNRYTWVTGREPLTYYDMNLSAQDHQTFFTCDSDHLRPADAIMQKAWRERNPQARISAAHEALDIEDCATAYILLAEEEATTIVEAEKLFKQALKAGEGCYRRSQQTQHHGTQHETQHSEYDTQHETQHRRDTNVLVYIKRRLAMCSRKLGRTREAVKMMRDLMKEFPLLSMFNIHENLLESLLELQAYADVQAVLAKYDDISLPKSATICYTAALLKARAVSDKFSPEAASRRGLSPAEMNAVEAIHRAVEFNPHVPKYLLEMKSLILPPEHILKRGDSEAIAYAFFHLQHWKRVEGALNLLHCTWEGTFRMIPYPLEKGHLFYPYPVCTETADRELLPTVFHEVSVYPKKELPFFILFTAGLCSFTAMLALLTHQFPELMGVFAKAFLSTLFAPLNFIMEKVENILPSSLWHQLTRI, from the exons TGAGCATGTTCCTCAACACGTTAACCCCCAAGTTCTACGTGGCTCTGACCGGAACGTCGTCCCTGATATCTGGTCTCATCCTG ATATTCGAATGGTGGTATTTTAGGAAGTATGGGACTTCCTTCATCGAGCAGGTGTCCGTTAGTCACTTACGCCCTCTGCTGGGGGGAGTCGATAACAGCTCACCCAGCAACTCCAATCCCAGCAACAGTGACGCAGATTCCAGTCGACAAAGTGTGTCAG AATGTAAGGTGTGGAGGAATCCACTGAATTTATTCAGAGGGGCAGAGTACAACAG GTACACGTGGGTGACAGGGAGAGAGCCGCTCACCTACTACGACATGAACCTGTCTGCCCAGGACCACCAGACCTTCTTCACCTGCGACTCGGACCACCTGCGCCCGGCCGATGCCA TAATGCAGAAGGCCTGGAGAGAGAGGAACCCTCAGGCCCGGATCTCCGCCGCTCATGAAGCTCTGGACATAGAGGA CTGTGCAACTGCGTACATCCTACTGGCGGAGGAAGAGGCCACCACCATCGTGGAAGCCGAGAAGCTCTTTAAGCAGGCGCTGAAAGCTGGAGAGGGCTGCTACCGGCGCAGCCAGCAGACACAGCACCACGGCACGCAGCACGAGACACAGCACAGTGAGTACGACACGCAGCACGAGACACAGCACA GAAGAGACACTAATGTCCTGGTGTATATTAAGAGGCGGCTTGCCATGTGCTCCCGGAAGCTGGGAAGGACACGGGAAGCTGTCAAGATGATGAGGGAT TTAATGAAGGAGTTCCCTCTCCTCAGTATGTTCAATATCCACGAAAACCTGCTGGAGTccctgctggagctgcaggccTATGCAGATGTGCAGGCCGTCCTGGCCAAGTATGATG ATATTAGTTTACCCAAATCCGCAACGATATGCTACACAGCAGCGCTGTTGAAAGCCAGAGCTGTATCAGATAA GTTCTCTCCAGAGGCAGCGTCACGGCGAGGCTTGAGCCCAGCAGAGATGAACGCTGTCGAAGCCATACACAGAGCAGTGGAGTTCAACCCACATGTACCCAAA TACCTCTTAGAGATGAAAAGCTTAATTCTGCCCCCCGAGCACATCCTGAAGAGGGGTGACAGTGAGGCCATCGCCTACGCCTTTTTTCACCTACAGCACTGGAAGAGGGTGGAGGGGGCACTCAACTTGCTGCACTGCACCTGGGAGGGCA CTTTCCGGATGATCCCATACCCCCTGGAGAAGGGTCATCTCTTCTACCCGTACCCCGTCTGCACAGAGACGGCAGATCGAGAGTTGCTACCAA CAGTCTTCCACGAGGTGTCAGTCTACCCCAAGAAGGAGCTGCCCTTCTTCATCCTCTTCACGGCCGGTCTCTGCTCCTTCACTGCCATGCTAGCCCTCCTCACTCACCAGTTCCCAGAGCTCATGGGGGTCTTTGCAAAGGCT TTCCTCAGCACCCTTTTTGCGCCACTGAACTTCATCATGGAGAAGGTGGAGAACATACTGCCATCCAGTCTGTGGCACCAGCTGACACGCATCTAG
- the LOC111842386 gene encoding suppressor of tumorigenicity 7 protein homolog isoform X2 encodes MFGTESSLSMFLNTLTPKFYVALTGTSSLISGLILIFEWWYFRKYGTSFIEQVSVSHLRPLLGGVDNSSPSNSNPSNSDADSSRQSVSECKVWRNPLNLFRGAEYNRYTWVTGREPLTYYDMNLSAQDHQTFFTCDSDHLRPADAIMQKAWRERNPQARISAAHEALDIEDCATAYILLAEEEATTIVEAEKLFKQALKAGEGCYRRSQQTQHHGTQHETQHRRDTNVLVYIKRRLAMCSRKLGRTREAVKMMRDLMKEFPLLSMFNIHENLLESLLELQAYADVQAVLAKYDDISLPKSATICYTAALLKARAVSDKFSPEAASRRGLSPAEMNAVEAIHRAVEFNPHVPKYLLEMKSLILPPEHILKRGDSEAIAYAFFHLQHWKRVEGALNLLHCTWEGTFRMIPYPLEKGHLFYPYPVCTETADRELLPTVFHEVSVYPKKELPFFILFTAGLCSFTAMLALLTHQFPELMGVFAKAFLSTLFAPLNFIMEKVENILPSSLWHQLTRI; translated from the exons TGAGCATGTTCCTCAACACGTTAACCCCCAAGTTCTACGTGGCTCTGACCGGAACGTCGTCCCTGATATCTGGTCTCATCCTG ATATTCGAATGGTGGTATTTTAGGAAGTATGGGACTTCCTTCATCGAGCAGGTGTCCGTTAGTCACTTACGCCCTCTGCTGGGGGGAGTCGATAACAGCTCACCCAGCAACTCCAATCCCAGCAACAGTGACGCAGATTCCAGTCGACAAAGTGTGTCAG AATGTAAGGTGTGGAGGAATCCACTGAATTTATTCAGAGGGGCAGAGTACAACAG GTACACGTGGGTGACAGGGAGAGAGCCGCTCACCTACTACGACATGAACCTGTCTGCCCAGGACCACCAGACCTTCTTCACCTGCGACTCGGACCACCTGCGCCCGGCCGATGCCA TAATGCAGAAGGCCTGGAGAGAGAGGAACCCTCAGGCCCGGATCTCCGCCGCTCATGAAGCTCTGGACATAGAGGA CTGTGCAACTGCGTACATCCTACTGGCGGAGGAAGAGGCCACCACCATCGTGGAAGCCGAGAAGCTCTTTAAGCAGGCGCTGAAAGCTGGAGAGGGCTGCTACCGGCGCAGCCAGCAGACACAGCACCACGGCACGCAGCACGAGACACAGCACA GAAGAGACACTAATGTCCTGGTGTATATTAAGAGGCGGCTTGCCATGTGCTCCCGGAAGCTGGGAAGGACACGGGAAGCTGTCAAGATGATGAGGGAT TTAATGAAGGAGTTCCCTCTCCTCAGTATGTTCAATATCCACGAAAACCTGCTGGAGTccctgctggagctgcaggccTATGCAGATGTGCAGGCCGTCCTGGCCAAGTATGATG ATATTAGTTTACCCAAATCCGCAACGATATGCTACACAGCAGCGCTGTTGAAAGCCAGAGCTGTATCAGATAA GTTCTCTCCAGAGGCAGCGTCACGGCGAGGCTTGAGCCCAGCAGAGATGAACGCTGTCGAAGCCATACACAGAGCAGTGGAGTTCAACCCACATGTACCCAAA TACCTCTTAGAGATGAAAAGCTTAATTCTGCCCCCCGAGCACATCCTGAAGAGGGGTGACAGTGAGGCCATCGCCTACGCCTTTTTTCACCTACAGCACTGGAAGAGGGTGGAGGGGGCACTCAACTTGCTGCACTGCACCTGGGAGGGCA CTTTCCGGATGATCCCATACCCCCTGGAGAAGGGTCATCTCTTCTACCCGTACCCCGTCTGCACAGAGACGGCAGATCGAGAGTTGCTACCAA CAGTCTTCCACGAGGTGTCAGTCTACCCCAAGAAGGAGCTGCCCTTCTTCATCCTCTTCACGGCCGGTCTCTGCTCCTTCACTGCCATGCTAGCCCTCCTCACTCACCAGTTCCCAGAGCTCATGGGGGTCTTTGCAAAGGCT TTCCTCAGCACCCTTTTTGCGCCACTGAACTTCATCATGGAGAAGGTGGAGAACATACTGCCATCCAGTCTGTGGCACCAGCTGACACGCATCTAG
- the LOC111842386 gene encoding suppressor of tumorigenicity 7 protein homolog isoform X1, with amino-acid sequence MFGTESSLSMFLNTLTPKFYVALTGTSSLISGLILIFEWWYFRKYGTSFIEQVSVSHLRPLLGGVDNSSPSNSNPSNSDADSSRQSVSECKVWRNPLNLFRGAEYNRYTWVTGREPLTYYDMNLSAQDHQTFFTCDSDHLRPADAIMQKAWRERNPQARISAAHEALDIEDCATAYILLAEEEATTIVEAEKLFKQALKAGEGCYRRSQQTQHHGTQHETQHSEYDTQHETQHRRDTNVLVYIKRRLAMCSRKLGRTREAVKMMRDLMKEFPLLSMFNIHENLLESLLELQAYADVQAVLAKYDDISLPKSATICYTAALLKARAVSDKFSPEAASRRGLSPAEMNAVEAIHRAVEFNPHVPKYLLEMKSLILPPEHILKRGDSEAIAYAFFHLQHWKRVEGALNLLHCTWEGTFRMIPYPLEKGHLFYPYPVCTETADRELLPIFHEVSVYPKKELPFFILFTAGLCSFTAMLALLTHQFPELMGVFAKAFLSTLFAPLNFIMEKVENILPSSLWHQLTRI; translated from the exons TGAGCATGTTCCTCAACACGTTAACCCCCAAGTTCTACGTGGCTCTGACCGGAACGTCGTCCCTGATATCTGGTCTCATCCTG ATATTCGAATGGTGGTATTTTAGGAAGTATGGGACTTCCTTCATCGAGCAGGTGTCCGTTAGTCACTTACGCCCTCTGCTGGGGGGAGTCGATAACAGCTCACCCAGCAACTCCAATCCCAGCAACAGTGACGCAGATTCCAGTCGACAAAGTGTGTCAG AATGTAAGGTGTGGAGGAATCCACTGAATTTATTCAGAGGGGCAGAGTACAACAG GTACACGTGGGTGACAGGGAGAGAGCCGCTCACCTACTACGACATGAACCTGTCTGCCCAGGACCACCAGACCTTCTTCACCTGCGACTCGGACCACCTGCGCCCGGCCGATGCCA TAATGCAGAAGGCCTGGAGAGAGAGGAACCCTCAGGCCCGGATCTCCGCCGCTCATGAAGCTCTGGACATAGAGGA CTGTGCAACTGCGTACATCCTACTGGCGGAGGAAGAGGCCACCACCATCGTGGAAGCCGAGAAGCTCTTTAAGCAGGCGCTGAAAGCTGGAGAGGGCTGCTACCGGCGCAGCCAGCAGACACAGCACCACGGCACGCAGCACGAGACACAGCACAGTGAGTACGACACGCAGCACGAGACACAGCACA GAAGAGACACTAATGTCCTGGTGTATATTAAGAGGCGGCTTGCCATGTGCTCCCGGAAGCTGGGAAGGACACGGGAAGCTGTCAAGATGATGAGGGAT TTAATGAAGGAGTTCCCTCTCCTCAGTATGTTCAATATCCACGAAAACCTGCTGGAGTccctgctggagctgcaggccTATGCAGATGTGCAGGCCGTCCTGGCCAAGTATGATG ATATTAGTTTACCCAAATCCGCAACGATATGCTACACAGCAGCGCTGTTGAAAGCCAGAGCTGTATCAGATAA GTTCTCTCCAGAGGCAGCGTCACGGCGAGGCTTGAGCCCAGCAGAGATGAACGCTGTCGAAGCCATACACAGAGCAGTGGAGTTCAACCCACATGTACCCAAA TACCTCTTAGAGATGAAAAGCTTAATTCTGCCCCCCGAGCACATCCTGAAGAGGGGTGACAGTGAGGCCATCGCCTACGCCTTTTTTCACCTACAGCACTGGAAGAGGGTGGAGGGGGCACTCAACTTGCTGCACTGCACCTGGGAGGGCA CTTTCCGGATGATCCCATACCCCCTGGAGAAGGGTCATCTCTTCTACCCGTACCCCGTCTGCACAGAGACGGCAGATCGAGAGTTGCTACCAA TCTTCCACGAGGTGTCAGTCTACCCCAAGAAGGAGCTGCCCTTCTTCATCCTCTTCACGGCCGGTCTCTGCTCCTTCACTGCCATGCTAGCCCTCCTCACTCACCAGTTCCCAGAGCTCATGGGGGTCTTTGCAAAGGCT TTCCTCAGCACCCTTTTTGCGCCACTGAACTTCATCATGGAGAAGGTGGAGAACATACTGCCATCCAGTCTGTGGCACCAGCTGACACGCATCTAG